Proteins encoded by one window of Crassostrea angulata isolate pt1a10 chromosome 9, ASM2561291v2, whole genome shotgun sequence:
- the LOC128163855 gene encoding autophagy-related protein 9A-like isoform X1 gives MADYQTQYQPLASCEEDTDENDIPIHESANLMMHVVPESTRWNHIENLDDFFTRVYHYHQRGGFVCMMVSDVLQLIQFIFVVGFSTFLLECVNYDILFANSKNDTHKVTIPEAVAPFGQCVQEFDFGITVCLLVAFAFWVFRLIKVLYNIFKYWEIRSFYLTALHITTTDLTNMTWHEVQRRLLEVQKEQQMCIHKQELTELDIYHRILRFKNYMIAMERKSLLPFKHSIPLMGECAFYSIGLKYNLDFLLFWGPWSPFENYWKLKDEFKIYHKRKQLAEELSKKILWIGIANFALSPLILLWQILYSFFRYADTLKREPSMLGSRRWSNYARLYLRHYNELDHEFDARLNRGYRLANKYMDIFTSQLIVILAKNVAFFAGSVLAVLVVLTVIDEDVLAVEHVLTTMTVAGLIVTACKVFIPDEHLVYCPEILMRNILAHVHYMPPDWSGNAHTSKVRNEFSIFFQYKVAYLFEELLSPLVTPIVLCFSLRHKSMEIVDFFRNFTVDVVGVGDVCSFAQLDVRKRDNKMDDRDEEEEPQPSLRTNMFTPDQSPSQEGKIQMSLMHFHLTNPEWKPPKECSLFINDIKEKANRNTTSLSIFNPVTQNMVMSSQGSITGYLSGLQPSGAGALGESATDQYTSLASSIAIQSGMYPQSTQVSMAPSVSGVHHRLRGAISTAEGPLERSIGGPVGTMQGSTSMIGSGLGGYHSIGSSKPSVDEGSLELLSHDMSVSALYLHDLQSRKQRGQGQMGYENIEEMRAKNLWQRQDSNQGQVHAGMPNIQEKREEEEKDSGHSETIAKSV, from the exons ATGGCTGACTACCAAACCCAGTATCAACCTCTGGCGTCGTGTGAGGAGGACACCGACGAAAATGACATCCCTATTCACGAGTCGGCCAACCTGATGATGCATGTTGTCCCAGAAAGTa CACGATGGAACCATATAGAAAACCTGGACGACTTCTTTACTCGAGTCTACCATTATCATCAGCGGGGGGGATTTGTGTGTATGATGGTCAGCGACGTTCTCCAACTGAT ACAATTTATCTTCGTGGTGGGTTTCTCAACCTTCCTATTGGAGTGTGTGAACTATGACATCCTGTTTGCCAACTCTAAGAATGACACCCACAAAGTCACCATTCCTGAGGCAGTCGCACCTTTCGGCCAGTGTGTTCAAGA GTTTGACTTTGGGATCACTGTCTGTTTGCTTGTGGCTTTTGCCTTTTGGGTTTTCCGCCTGATCAAGGTTCTATACAACATCTTTAAGTACTGGGAGATTCGCTCCTTTTATCTCACTGCCCTCCACATAACTACT ACTGATTTGACAAACATGACTTGGCATGAAGTCCAGCGCCGGCTTCTGGAGGTCCAGAAAGAACAGCAGATGTGTATCCACAAACAGGAACTCACAGAGCTGG ACATATACCACCGGATACTCAGGTTCAAAAACTACATGATTGCCATGGAGAGGAAATCCTTACTTCCATTTAAACATAGCATTCCCTTAATGGGGGAATG tgctttcTACAGCATTGGATTGAAATACAATCTGGACTTCTTGCTCTTCT GGGGTCCTTGGTCACCTTTTGAGAATTACTGGAAGTTGAAggatgaattcaaaatttatcataaaagaaaACAGTTGGCAGAAGA GTTGTCTAAGAAAATCCTATGGATCGGCATTGCAAACTTTGCCCTTAGTCCACTCATTCTACTATGGCAGATCCTATACTCTTTCTTTAGATATGCGGAT ACACTTAAAAGAGAACCTTCAATGTTAGGATCAAGAAGATG GTCAAATTATGCGAGACTTTATTTACGGCATTATAACGAGCTTGATCATGAATTTGATGCAAG gcTGAATAGAGGCTATCGATTAGCCAACAAATACATGGATATCTTTACTTCACAGCTTATAGTTATATTAGCCAA GAATGTGGCATTCTTTGCTGGTTCTGTGCTGGCCGTGCTGGTTGTGCTGACTGTGATTGATGAGGATGTGCTGGCTGTGGAGCATGTGCTGACCACCATGACAGTTGCTG GTCTGATTGTTACAGCATGTAAAGTCTTTATACCAGATGAG CATTTAGTGTACTGCCCTGAGATTCTGATGAGGAACATCTTGGCCCATGTCCACTACATGCCTCCTGATTGGTCAGGCAATGCCCACACATCCAAAGTCCGCAATGAATTCTCCATATTTTTCCAATACAAAGTT GCGTACTTATTTGAGGAGCTCCTCAGTCCCCTTGTTACCCCTATAGTACTCTGCTTTTCCCTGCGTCACAAATCAATGGAGATCGTGGATTTTTTCCGTAACTTTACGGTAGATGTTGTCGGTGTGGGGGATGTGTGTTCCTTTGCACAGTTGGACGTCCGCAAGCGAGACAACAAAATGGATGATAGG GATGAGGAAGAAGAGCCTCAACCGTCCCTGAGGACCAACATGTTTACCCCAGACCAGAGCCCCTCACAGGAGGGCAAGATCCAGATGTCCCTCATGCACTTCCAC cTTACAAACCCAGAGTGGAAACCTCCCAAGGAATGCAGTCTGTTCATCAATGACATCAAAGAAAAAG CCAATAGAAACACTACTTCTCTAAGCATCTTTAACCCTGTGACCCAGAATATGGTGATGTCATCTCAGGGGTCCATTACAGGGTATCTTTCTGGACTACAACCCAGCGGAGCAGGAGCCCTTGGG GAAAGTGCAACAGACCAG TACACCAGCCTTGCGTCAAGCATCGCCATACAGAGCGGCATGTACCCCCAGTCTACTCAAGTGTCCATGGCCCCCAGTGTGAGTGGGGTCCACCACAGACTCCGGGGGGCCATATCCACCGCTGAGGGACCCCTGGAACGGTCCATCGGTGGACCAGTGGGAACCATGCAGGGCTCGACCAGCATGATCGGCAGTGGGTTGGGGGGATACCACTCCATAGGAAGCTCCAAGCCGAGTGTGGACGAGGGCTCACTTGAACTGCTGTCACATGATATGAGTGTCAGCGCGCTCTACCTACACGACCTTCAGTCTCGCAAACAgagaggtcaaggtcaaatggGATATGAAAAtatagaggaaatgcgggctaagaaTCTGTGGCAGAGACAGGACAGTAACCAAGGCCAAGTGCATGCTGGGATGCCTAATATACAGGAGAAGAGGGAAGAGGAGGAGAAAGATAGTGGACACTCGGAAACCATTGCTAAATCTGTCTAG
- the LOC128163855 gene encoding autophagy-related protein 9A-like isoform X2: MADYQTQYQPLASCEEDTDENDIPIHESANLMMHVVPESTRWNHIENLDDFFTRVYHYHQRGGFVCMMVSDVLQLIQFIFVVGFSTFLLECVNYDILFANSKNDTHKVTIPEAVAPFGQCVQEFDFGITVCLLVAFAFWVFRLIKVLYNIFKYWEIRSFYLTALHITTTDLTNMTWHEVQRRLLEVQKEQQMCIHKQELTELDIYHRILRFKNYMIAMERKSLLPFKHSIPLMGECAFYSIGLKYNLDFLLFWGPWSPFENYWKLKDEFKIYHKRKQLAEELSKKILWIGIANFALSPLILLWQILYSFFRYADTLKREPSMLGSRRWSNYARLYLRHYNELDHEFDARLNRGYRLANKYMDIFTSQLIVILAKNVAFFAGSVLAVLVVLTVIDEDVLAVEHVLTTMTVAGLIVTACKVFIPDEHLVYCPEILMRNILAHVHYMPPDWSGNAHTSKVRNEFSIFFQYKVAYLFEELLSPLVTPIVLCFSLRHKSMEIVDFFRNFTVDVVGVGDVCSFAQLDVRKRDNKMDDRDEEEEPQPSLRTNMFTPDQSPSQEGKIQMSLMHFHLTNPEWKPPKECSLFINDIKEKANRNTTSLSIFNPVTQNMVMSSQGSITGYLSGLQPSGAGALGYTSLASSIAIQSGMYPQSTQVSMAPSVSGVHHRLRGAISTAEGPLERSIGGPVGTMQGSTSMIGSGLGGYHSIGSSKPSVDEGSLELLSHDMSVSALYLHDLQSRKQRGQGQMGYENIEEMRAKNLWQRQDSNQGQVHAGMPNIQEKREEEEKDSGHSETIAKSV; the protein is encoded by the exons ATGGCTGACTACCAAACCCAGTATCAACCTCTGGCGTCGTGTGAGGAGGACACCGACGAAAATGACATCCCTATTCACGAGTCGGCCAACCTGATGATGCATGTTGTCCCAGAAAGTa CACGATGGAACCATATAGAAAACCTGGACGACTTCTTTACTCGAGTCTACCATTATCATCAGCGGGGGGGATTTGTGTGTATGATGGTCAGCGACGTTCTCCAACTGAT ACAATTTATCTTCGTGGTGGGTTTCTCAACCTTCCTATTGGAGTGTGTGAACTATGACATCCTGTTTGCCAACTCTAAGAATGACACCCACAAAGTCACCATTCCTGAGGCAGTCGCACCTTTCGGCCAGTGTGTTCAAGA GTTTGACTTTGGGATCACTGTCTGTTTGCTTGTGGCTTTTGCCTTTTGGGTTTTCCGCCTGATCAAGGTTCTATACAACATCTTTAAGTACTGGGAGATTCGCTCCTTTTATCTCACTGCCCTCCACATAACTACT ACTGATTTGACAAACATGACTTGGCATGAAGTCCAGCGCCGGCTTCTGGAGGTCCAGAAAGAACAGCAGATGTGTATCCACAAACAGGAACTCACAGAGCTGG ACATATACCACCGGATACTCAGGTTCAAAAACTACATGATTGCCATGGAGAGGAAATCCTTACTTCCATTTAAACATAGCATTCCCTTAATGGGGGAATG tgctttcTACAGCATTGGATTGAAATACAATCTGGACTTCTTGCTCTTCT GGGGTCCTTGGTCACCTTTTGAGAATTACTGGAAGTTGAAggatgaattcaaaatttatcataaaagaaaACAGTTGGCAGAAGA GTTGTCTAAGAAAATCCTATGGATCGGCATTGCAAACTTTGCCCTTAGTCCACTCATTCTACTATGGCAGATCCTATACTCTTTCTTTAGATATGCGGAT ACACTTAAAAGAGAACCTTCAATGTTAGGATCAAGAAGATG GTCAAATTATGCGAGACTTTATTTACGGCATTATAACGAGCTTGATCATGAATTTGATGCAAG gcTGAATAGAGGCTATCGATTAGCCAACAAATACATGGATATCTTTACTTCACAGCTTATAGTTATATTAGCCAA GAATGTGGCATTCTTTGCTGGTTCTGTGCTGGCCGTGCTGGTTGTGCTGACTGTGATTGATGAGGATGTGCTGGCTGTGGAGCATGTGCTGACCACCATGACAGTTGCTG GTCTGATTGTTACAGCATGTAAAGTCTTTATACCAGATGAG CATTTAGTGTACTGCCCTGAGATTCTGATGAGGAACATCTTGGCCCATGTCCACTACATGCCTCCTGATTGGTCAGGCAATGCCCACACATCCAAAGTCCGCAATGAATTCTCCATATTTTTCCAATACAAAGTT GCGTACTTATTTGAGGAGCTCCTCAGTCCCCTTGTTACCCCTATAGTACTCTGCTTTTCCCTGCGTCACAAATCAATGGAGATCGTGGATTTTTTCCGTAACTTTACGGTAGATGTTGTCGGTGTGGGGGATGTGTGTTCCTTTGCACAGTTGGACGTCCGCAAGCGAGACAACAAAATGGATGATAGG GATGAGGAAGAAGAGCCTCAACCGTCCCTGAGGACCAACATGTTTACCCCAGACCAGAGCCCCTCACAGGAGGGCAAGATCCAGATGTCCCTCATGCACTTCCAC cTTACAAACCCAGAGTGGAAACCTCCCAAGGAATGCAGTCTGTTCATCAATGACATCAAAGAAAAAG CCAATAGAAACACTACTTCTCTAAGCATCTTTAACCCTGTGACCCAGAATATGGTGATGTCATCTCAGGGGTCCATTACAGGGTATCTTTCTGGACTACAACCCAGCGGAGCAGGAGCCCTTGGG TACACCAGCCTTGCGTCAAGCATCGCCATACAGAGCGGCATGTACCCCCAGTCTACTCAAGTGTCCATGGCCCCCAGTGTGAGTGGGGTCCACCACAGACTCCGGGGGGCCATATCCACCGCTGAGGGACCCCTGGAACGGTCCATCGGTGGACCAGTGGGAACCATGCAGGGCTCGACCAGCATGATCGGCAGTGGGTTGGGGGGATACCACTCCATAGGAAGCTCCAAGCCGAGTGTGGACGAGGGCTCACTTGAACTGCTGTCACATGATATGAGTGTCAGCGCGCTCTACCTACACGACCTTCAGTCTCGCAAACAgagaggtcaaggtcaaatggGATATGAAAAtatagaggaaatgcgggctaagaaTCTGTGGCAGAGACAGGACAGTAACCAAGGCCAAGTGCATGCTGGGATGCCTAATATACAGGAGAAGAGGGAAGAGGAGGAGAAAGATAGTGGACACTCGGAAACCATTGCTAAATCTGTCTAG